The Aminithiophilus ramosus genome contains a region encoding:
- a CDS encoding DUF1848 domain-containing protein, which translates to MLSASRATDIPAFYLPWFLKRLDMGHLTRINPFSGKRHSVDLTHARAVVYWSKNPGPLLEHLDEAERRLPFYVQFTLNDYEREGLEPGLPPLQKRIDTFRRLADRLGRERLVWRFDPLILTGRLDAAALLEKVRRLSEGIGPYTEKLVFSFADIAPYRRVASNLRKAGLAWRDFSDAEKDELARGIAACCRKESLVAATCCEKDDFSRYGIVANSCIDGNLLLRLRPDDALLRKFLLGPSSGRQLPLFGGEPPRLPKDRGQRPHCRCAPSRDVGTYGTCPHLCLYCYANGSPRQALERARKAAGDMDALLE; encoded by the coding sequence ATCCTCTCGGCAAGCCGCGCCACGGACATTCCCGCCTTCTACCTCCCCTGGTTCCTGAAACGCCTCGACATGGGCCATCTGACCCGGATCAACCCCTTCAGCGGAAAAAGGCACTCCGTCGACCTCACGCACGCCCGCGCCGTCGTCTACTGGTCCAAAAACCCCGGCCCCCTTCTGGAGCACCTCGACGAAGCGGAACGCCGCCTCCCCTTCTACGTCCAGTTCACCCTCAACGACTACGAGAGGGAAGGCCTCGAACCGGGCCTTCCCCCTCTGCAGAAACGCATCGACACCTTCCGTCGCCTCGCCGACAGGCTGGGAAGGGAACGTCTCGTCTGGCGCTTCGACCCCCTCATCCTGACCGGAAGGCTCGACGCGGCGGCCCTTCTGGAAAAAGTCCGCCGCCTGAGCGAGGGAATCGGCCCCTACACGGAAAAACTCGTCTTCAGCTTCGCCGACATCGCTCCCTACCGCCGCGTCGCCTCGAACCTCCGAAAGGCCGGCCTGGCCTGGCGCGATTTCAGCGACGCCGAGAAAGACGAACTGGCCCGGGGCATCGCCGCCTGCTGCCGGAAGGAGTCCCTCGTCGCCGCCACCTGCTGCGAGAAGGACGACTTCAGCCGCTACGGCATCGTCGCCAACAGCTGCATCGACGGGAACCTGCTCCTGCGCCTCAGGCCCGACGACGCCCTCCTGCGGAAATTCCTCCTCGGCCCCTCGTCGGGCCGCCAGCTTCCCCTCTTCGGCGGAGAGCCCCCACGCCTTCCGAAAGACAGGGGACAACGCCCTCACTGCCGCTGCGCCCCCAGCAGAGACGTCGGCACCTACGGGACCTGCCCCCACCTCTGCCTCTACTGCTACGCCAACGGATCGCCGCGGCAGGCCCTGGAGAGGGCTCGCAAGGCCGCAGGCGACATGGACGCCCTGCTGGAGTGA